A single region of the Apodemus sylvaticus chromosome 7, mApoSyl1.1, whole genome shotgun sequence genome encodes:
- the LOC127690177 gene encoding olfactory receptor 7G2-like: MKSKNQTDVSEFFLMGITDDITLKPLIFSMFTSMYLITILGNLLIILTVSTDPHLRTPMYIFLSNLSFNDICLSTTIIPKTLVNIHAHDQSITYTGCLTQICFILLFCSFESCLLSVMAYDRYVAICYPLNYTMIMNLQTCGLLILLSLIISLVSSGLLGLMVLRLSFCTNVEIPLFFCELAQVIKLACSDTLVNYILIYLATIILNGIPISGIIFSYTQIASSVLRMSSVKGKYKAISTCGSHLSVVSLFYGTALGVYISSSFTTSVTNTAFAYVMCTLVPQMLNPFIYSLRNRDMEVALRKHFNKAMCLL, from the coding sequence ATGAAATCTAAAAACCAAACAGATGTTTCAGAATTCTTTCTTATGGGAATAACAGATGATATAACACTGAAGCCACTCATCTTCAGCATGTTTACCTCCATGTACTTGATCACCATCTTGGGAAATCTGCTCATCATTCTGACTGTCAGCACTGACCCCCATCTCCGAACACCCATGTATATATTTCTCTCTAATCTATCCTTTAATGATATCTGCTTAAGTACAACCATAATTCCAAAGACATTGGTAAACATTCATGCACATGATCAGAGCATCACATATACAGGCTGTCTTACACAAATctgctttattttgcttttttgtagTTTTGAAAGTTGTCTTCTTTCAGTAATGGCATATGACCGTTATGTTGCCATATGTTATCCATTGAACTACACAATGATCATGAATCTTCAAACCTGTGGTCTGCTAATTCTATTGTCCCTAATCATTAGTCTTGTGAGCAGTGGATTGCTTGGTCTGATGGTGTTGCGGTTGTCCTTCTGCACAAATGTAGAAATTCCCCTATTTTTCTGTGAACTTGCTCAAGTCATCAAGCTAGCCTGTTCTGACACCCTAGTCAATTATATTCTGATATATCTTGCAACAATCATACTTAATGGCATTCCAATCTCTGGAATAATTTTCTCTTATACTCAAATTGCCTCTTCTGTGTTGAGAATGTCTTCAGTGAAAGGAAAGTATAAAGCAATTTCTACCTGTGGGTCTCACCTTTCAGTTGTTTCCTTATTCTATGGTACAGCACTGGGAGTTTATATCAGCTCTTCATTTACAACCTCTGTCACAAATACTGCATTTGCTTATGTGATGTGTACATTGGTACCTCAAATGTTGAATCCCTTTATATATAGCTTGAGGAACAGAGACATGGAGGTAGCCTTGAGGAAACATTTCAATAAGGCAATGTGTTTACTCTGA